One genomic region from Natrinema caseinilyticum encodes:
- a CDS encoding PAS domain S-box protein: MDPKIGDLGTVLLEYAQDKLAIVDEAGTYVYVNEASASILGFEPDQLIDESAIEYIHPDDRYVVADRFGQISEVARSSSTVRYRHLTPNDEWVWLESRFTNPPNDALDGYVVSSRDITQQVIAERERRDAQSRLRTIAGTVGDVLWMFNHDWTDVLFVNPAYEDVFGQSVESLEANPRSFLDLVHPDDAETVREAMARASAGESVDLEYRVDPETDYKRWVWVRADPLFEDGEVVRIVGFSKDITDRQRRERQLTVMDNFLRHNLRNDLAVILGNAECIADEADDPFHRRAETIRRQGEELLDTTAKQREIIELLSDRPVPESSDLVAVASRAIETTLDRYPDVTIERTGPESAVACTVSEIQDALSELLENAIQHQPDGLPELSVTIRRNPETIDVEIQDSCPPIPEVEFRVLTGDWEMDDVYHTSGLGLWLVYWAVDLSDGHIAFDRSETGNRITVSLPRVQS; the protein is encoded by the coding sequence ATGGACCCGAAAATCGGCGATTTGGGCACCGTCTTGCTCGAGTATGCGCAGGATAAACTCGCCATCGTCGACGAAGCGGGTACGTACGTGTATGTAAACGAGGCGAGCGCGTCAATCCTCGGCTTCGAGCCGGATCAGTTGATCGACGAATCCGCGATCGAATACATCCATCCGGACGACAGGTATGTGGTCGCGGATCGCTTCGGCCAGATAAGCGAGGTCGCCCGGTCCTCGTCGACGGTTCGCTATCGGCACCTCACGCCAAACGACGAGTGGGTGTGGCTCGAGAGCCGGTTTACGAACCCTCCGAACGACGCCCTGGACGGATACGTCGTCAGTTCCAGGGACATCACGCAGCAGGTTATCGCGGAGCGAGAACGACGGGACGCTCAGAGCCGACTGCGGACGATCGCCGGTACGGTCGGCGACGTCCTGTGGATGTTCAATCACGACTGGACCGACGTGCTCTTCGTCAATCCCGCCTACGAAGACGTCTTCGGACAGTCGGTCGAGTCGCTCGAGGCGAATCCGCGAAGCTTCCTCGACCTCGTCCATCCCGACGATGCGGAGACGGTTCGCGAGGCCATGGCCCGCGCGTCGGCGGGTGAGTCGGTCGACCTCGAGTATCGCGTCGATCCCGAAACGGACTACAAGCGGTGGGTCTGGGTGCGAGCGGACCCGCTTTTCGAAGACGGCGAGGTCGTTCGAATCGTCGGGTTCAGCAAGGACATTACGGACCGACAGCGACGGGAACGGCAACTGACGGTCATGGACAACTTCCTTCGACACAATTTACGAAACGATCTGGCCGTTATTCTCGGCAACGCCGAGTGCATCGCCGACGAAGCCGACGACCCGTTTCACCGACGTGCTGAGACCATCCGTCGGCAAGGGGAGGAACTCCTCGATACCACCGCGAAGCAACGAGAAATCATCGAGTTGCTCAGCGACCGGCCGGTCCCGGAGTCGAGCGACCTCGTCGCGGTCGCATCCAGGGCGATCGAGACGACCCTGGACCGGTACCCCGACGTGACGATCGAACGGACGGGTCCCGAATCGGCGGTCGCCTGTACGGTCTCCGAGATCCAGGATGCCCTCTCCGAACTCCTCGAGAACGCGATCCAGCACCAACCGGACGGTCTCCCGGAACTGTCCGTTACGATTCGTCGCAATCCGGAGACGATCGACGTCGAAATTCAGGATAGCTGTCCGCCGATACCGGAAGTCGAGTTTCGCGTCCTGACGGGGGATTGGGAGATGGACGACGTGTACCACACGTCCGGGCTGGGGTTGTGGCTCGTCTACTGGGCCGTGGACCTCTCGGACGGCCACATCGCGTTCGACCGGTCCGAAACCGGAAACAGGATAACCGTCTCGCTCCCTCGAGTGCAATCCTGA
- a CDS encoding glycosyltransferase family 4 protein, translated as MNIGFYHEAAGTRHAGGIAVYTQRMAAELSKRNDVTLYTRSGDLSPVLAESDVTVVETPSFADHPSRLLDPLNPLGAQNREKFLMTLWAVRNDVIEHINDSLDVLCTYQFLDDLLLSNLVDVPTVYTFHRATDASPGAWLRDRFSQTDLLVANSDDTARQVSAAFDYDIDDVVYPGVDFAQFRPGVEPAFESDGPAILFVGRLVDSKGIDELLEAVAALEGRQEIHFVGRGDRERIQRRAARLGIDGAVVCHGEIPHPDLPSYYAAADVFCLPSHTESFGLANVEAMACEVPVVTTDLEGIKTYLANGENGLLVQVGDPRDLADKLGMLLDAPALRSRLGEQARADVREFAWETQAKRLERVCRDGLESVDEIDRPSAVPASADTV; from the coding sequence ATGAACATCGGCTTCTATCACGAGGCTGCGGGCACTCGCCACGCCGGGGGAATTGCCGTCTACACCCAACGGATGGCGGCCGAACTGAGCAAGCGAAACGACGTCACGTTGTATACTCGCAGCGGAGATCTGTCACCCGTTCTCGCGGAGTCCGACGTGACCGTCGTCGAGACACCGTCGTTCGCCGATCATCCGTCGCGGTTGCTCGACCCGTTGAACCCGCTGGGCGCCCAGAACCGCGAGAAGTTCCTGATGACTCTGTGGGCCGTTCGCAACGACGTCATCGAGCACATAAACGACTCCCTCGACGTCCTGTGTACCTACCAGTTCCTCGACGATCTTCTCCTCTCGAACCTCGTCGACGTTCCCACGGTCTACACGTTTCACAGAGCGACGGACGCCAGCCCCGGAGCCTGGTTGCGCGATCGGTTCTCCCAGACGGACCTCCTCGTGGCCAATTCGGACGACACCGCTCGACAGGTCTCTGCGGCCTTCGACTACGACATCGACGACGTCGTCTACCCCGGCGTCGATTTCGCCCAGTTTCGGCCCGGTGTCGAACCCGCATTCGAAAGCGACGGGCCGGCGATCCTGTTCGTCGGCAGACTCGTCGACTCCAAGGGGATCGACGAATTGCTCGAGGCCGTCGCGGCCCTCGAGGGACGCCAGGAGATTCACTTCGTCGGCCGGGGAGACCGAGAGCGCATCCAGCGGCGGGCGGCCCGACTCGGAATCGACGGCGCCGTCGTTTGTCACGGGGAGATCCCACATCCCGACTTGCCGTCGTACTACGCCGCGGCCGACGTTTTCTGCCTCCCGAGTCACACCGAGAGCTTCGGGCTGGCAAACGTCGAGGCGATGGCCTGCGAAGTGCCGGTCGTCACCACGGATCTCGAAGGGATCAAAACCTACCTGGCAAACGGCGAGAACGGGCTGCTGGTGCAAGTCGGTGACCCGCGGGACCTCGCGGACAAACTGGGCATGCTGCTCGACGCTCCCGCACTGCGGTCGCGTCTCGGCGAACAGGCCCGGGCGGACGTCCGGGAATTCGCGTGGGAGACACAGGCAAAGCGACTGGAGCGGGTCTGTCGCGACGGACTCGAGTCGGTCGACGAGATCGATCGCCCGTCGGCCGTGCCTGCCAGCGCGGACACTGTCTGA
- a CDS encoding DUF7344 domain-containing protein → MSSIDTSLPDEIASVTDADEDERLSKDVIFELLKNRRRREVLAYLLEADETVTLGELAEQIAAWENDTEVNALSSDQRKRVYVALYQTHLPKMDDAGIVEYDQDRGLISLADNADLLMMYLDTDTHRQDRWDRWYAGVSLIGAALIGAAFLGVPLVSAAPMIGLAGAVITAFLLLSLTHVVSNHRRERNVDGKLSRIE, encoded by the coding sequence ATGTCCTCTATCGATACGTCGCTCCCCGACGAAATCGCGTCCGTTACCGATGCCGACGAGGACGAACGTCTCTCCAAAGATGTTATTTTCGAACTCTTAAAAAATCGCCGTCGTCGAGAAGTCCTCGCGTACTTGCTGGAAGCGGACGAAACTGTCACTCTCGGGGAATTGGCCGAACAGATAGCCGCCTGGGAGAACGATACCGAGGTCAACGCGCTCAGTTCCGATCAACGAAAGCGCGTCTACGTCGCCCTCTATCAGACCCACCTGCCGAAAATGGACGATGCCGGAATCGTCGAATACGACCAGGACCGCGGGCTGATCTCGCTCGCGGACAACGCCGACCTGTTGATGATGTACCTCGACACCGATACTCACCGACAGGACCGGTGGGATCGATGGTACGCTGGAGTTAGCCTGATCGGTGCCGCCCTCATCGGTGCGGCGTTTCTCGGCGTCCCCCTCGTGTCGGCCGCCCCGATGATCGGCCTCGCCGGGGCCGTTATCACTGCGTTTCTCCTCCTCTCTCTCACGCACGTCGTTTCGAACCACCGGCGAGAACGCAACGTCGACGGCAAACTGTCCCGAATCGAATAA
- a CDS encoding transcription initiation factor IIB, which yields MTRSIIDQHSGESQSQEVETGLCPDCETDTVVHDPDRGEQVCEECGLVLTEDPIDYGPEWRAFNAQEHDELSRVGAPLTQSMHDRGLTTTIDWRNKDANGHSMSADKHGQLHRLRVWQERIRTKNAGERNLKYALSEIDRMVSALGVPKPVKETASVIYRQALEQDLIRGRSIEGVATSALYTACRKEDIPRSLEEVTSVSRVDQREIGRTYRYIADELDINLEPTNPRQFVPRFCSELDVDKDVETKAIEIIDRTTEQGLHSGKSPTGFAAAAIYAAGLLCDETIPQRAVADTAQTTVVTVRNRYREQLEAIDQQPAT from the coding sequence ATGACGCGGTCTATCATCGATCAACACAGCGGCGAATCACAGTCACAGGAGGTCGAGACTGGTCTGTGTCCCGACTGCGAGACCGACACGGTCGTCCACGATCCGGACCGCGGCGAACAGGTCTGTGAGGAATGCGGCCTCGTTCTCACTGAGGATCCCATCGATTACGGGCCGGAATGGCGTGCGTTCAACGCCCAGGAACACGACGAACTGTCGCGGGTCGGCGCCCCACTGACGCAGTCGATGCACGATCGCGGTCTGACGACGACCATCGACTGGCGCAACAAAGACGCCAACGGCCATTCGATGTCGGCCGACAAACACGGCCAGCTCCATCGGCTCCGCGTCTGGCAGGAGCGAATCCGAACGAAAAATGCGGGCGAACGAAACCTGAAGTACGCACTCTCCGAAATCGATCGCATGGTGAGCGCGCTAGGCGTTCCGAAGCCGGTGAAGGAAACGGCGAGCGTTATCTACCGACAGGCGCTCGAGCAGGACCTCATTCGCGGTCGGTCGATCGAGGGCGTCGCGACCAGCGCACTCTACACGGCGTGTCGTAAAGAAGACATTCCCCGGAGTCTCGAGGAAGTAACGTCCGTTTCACGGGTCGACCAGCGGGAGATCGGTCGGACCTATCGGTACATCGCAGATGAACTGGACATTAACCTGGAACCGACGAACCCCCGCCAGTTCGTTCCGCGATTCTGCTCCGAACTCGACGTCGACAAAGACGTAGAGACCAAAGCGATCGAGATCATCGACCGGACCACGGAACAGGGACTCCACTCGGGCAAGTCGCCGACCGGCTTTGCCGCCGCCGCAATCTACGCCGCCGGACTCCTCTGTGACGAGACGATTCCGCAACGAGCCGTCGCCGACACCGCACAGACGACCGTCGTCACCGTCAGAAACCGGTACCGCGAGCAACTCGAGGCCATCGACCAGCAGCCGGCTACATGA
- a CDS encoding DEAD/DEAH box helicase family protein, whose translation MGSEPIETETEEPPSNGSRAGDAGTTGDAADAGTARDADEEFTLADFHDASQEEGRPVLTAAAVSRALEIPHEEASDRLEALADEGSVERLSVSTDPVVWYPSEFEDLTDRERVVVFPKRREIVVDRPDQFTRAQLSQFAHLADANGDHGYRYVVRPADVWGTPHDSFDQLARTMRQALGQRSEGLEDWVESQWDRAHQFRLVTHEDGYTVLEAQSPEIMGNVARQKLDEEHVHAPISDTEDWVRDGSEAAIKRILYEAGYPVQDHRELESGEELPIDLQIRLRDYQRAWVDRFGEAGEGVFVGPPGSGKTIAAMGAMAHVEGETLVLVPSRDLARQWADAIVDYTSLEADQIGQYHGGRKEIRPVTIATYQIAGMDRHRSLFDDREWGLVVFDECQHVPSDVYRRSTHLQSTHRLGLSASPIREDDRQTEIFTLVGPPIGTDWEALFDAGFVAEPELEIRYVPWGDDEQANAYGSADGREKYRIAAKNRGKIDEVRYLLSAHPDSKALVFVDYLAQGRDLSEALEVPFLSGETPHHERRRLLEEFRRDERDLLIISRVGDEGIDLPTADLAIVASGLGGSRRQGTQRAGRTMRPAGGALVYVLATRGTREEDFARKQLQHLGRKGMTIREQAVERDPD comes from the coding sequence ATGGGATCGGAACCGATCGAGACAGAGACGGAGGAGCCACCGTCGAACGGCTCGAGAGCGGGCGATGCAGGGACGACGGGAGACGCGGCCGATGCGGGGACGGCGAGAGACGCGGACGAGGAATTTACCCTCGCCGACTTCCACGATGCCAGTCAGGAGGAGGGGCGACCCGTCCTCACCGCCGCGGCAGTTTCCCGTGCGCTCGAGATCCCCCACGAAGAAGCCAGCGACCGGCTCGAGGCCCTCGCAGACGAGGGGTCCGTAGAGCGCCTCTCCGTTTCGACGGACCCGGTGGTCTGGTACCCGAGCGAGTTCGAGGATCTCACGGATCGCGAGCGGGTGGTCGTCTTTCCGAAGCGACGGGAGATCGTCGTCGATCGGCCGGATCAGTTCACGCGAGCGCAGCTCTCGCAGTTCGCCCACCTCGCGGACGCGAACGGAGACCACGGGTATCGCTACGTGGTTCGACCGGCCGACGTCTGGGGGACCCCCCACGACTCGTTCGACCAGCTGGCGCGGACGATGCGCCAGGCGCTCGGACAACGCTCCGAGGGGCTCGAAGACTGGGTCGAGAGTCAGTGGGATCGGGCCCACCAGTTCCGGCTCGTGACGCACGAGGATGGCTACACCGTACTCGAAGCCCAGAGCCCGGAGATCATGGGAAACGTCGCACGGCAGAAACTGGACGAGGAGCACGTCCACGCACCGATATCGGACACCGAGGACTGGGTTCGCGACGGATCCGAAGCCGCGATCAAGCGCATCCTCTACGAGGCGGGCTATCCGGTCCAGGACCACCGAGAGCTCGAATCGGGCGAGGAGCTGCCGATCGACCTTCAGATTCGGCTCCGCGACTATCAGCGGGCCTGGGTGGACCGCTTCGGCGAGGCCGGCGAGGGCGTCTTCGTCGGCCCGCCCGGCAGCGGGAAAACGATCGCCGCGATGGGCGCGATGGCCCACGTCGAAGGCGAGACGCTGGTGCTGGTGCCGAGTCGGGATCTCGCCCGGCAGTGGGCCGACGCGATCGTGGACTACACGTCGCTCGAGGCCGACCAGATCGGACAGTACCACGGTGGACGCAAAGAGATTCGCCCGGTAACGATCGCCACCTACCAGATCGCTGGGATGGATCGTCACCGATCGCTGTTCGACGACCGAGAGTGGGGACTGGTCGTCTTCGACGAGTGCCAACACGTCCCGTCGGACGTCTACCGGCGGAGCACGCACCTGCAGTCCACCCATCGACTCGGCCTGTCCGCGTCGCCGATCAGGGAAGACGACCGCCAGACCGAAATCTTCACCCTGGTCGGTCCACCGATCGGCACCGACTGGGAGGCGCTGTTCGACGCGGGCTTCGTCGCCGAACCCGAACTCGAGATCCGGTACGTGCCGTGGGGCGACGACGAGCAGGCGAACGCCTACGGCTCCGCCGACGGCCGGGAGAAGTACCGGATCGCCGCGAAGAACCGGGGAAAGATCGACGAGGTTCGCTACCTGCTGTCCGCTCACCCCGACTCGAAGGCGCTCGTCTTCGTCGATTACTTGGCGCAGGGCCGGGACCTCTCCGAGGCGCTCGAGGTCCCCTTCCTCAGCGGCGAGACGCCCCACCACGAGCGTCGACGGCTGCTCGAGGAGTTTCGGCGCGACGAGCGCGACCTGCTGATCATCTCGCGGGTCGGCGACGAGGGGATCGACCTGCCGACGGCCGACCTCGCGATCGTCGCCTCGGGACTCGGCGGCTCTCGGCGACAGGGTACTCAACGCGCAGGTCGGACGATGCGCCCCGCTGGCGGGGCGCTCGTCTACGTCCTCGCGACGCGAGGGACCCGGGAAGAAGACTTCGCGCGGAAGCAGCTCCAGCATCTCGGGCGCAAGGGGATGACGATCCGCGAGCAAGCGGTCGAGCGGGACCCGGACTAA
- a CDS encoding helicase HerA domain-containing protein, translating to MSDEPTQRQILVGETSDGANLKLPVVELLTGRGFVTGKSGSGKSNTASVIAEELLEAGYPLLIVDTDGEYYGLKEEYEMLHAGADEECDIQIGPEHAEQMATIALEENVPVILDVSGYLDEDVADELLREVARQLFVKEKKLKKPFLLVVEEVHEYIPEGGGVGETGNLLIKISKRGRKHGLGILGISQRPADVKKDFITQANWLVWHRLTWDNDTKVVGRIIDTEYSELVADLDDGQAFVQTDWTEVDVRKVQFRRKRTFDAGATPGLEDFERPELKSVSDTLVGDLQEISERKDREQDRIHQLENELEKKEKRIETLEDELSSARDVSSAAKQMADALQNTETVQSQLPGGGEDLRRLHEEIAELEAERDELREKLDTSDDRIDRLEDELAARTSKLKRIRSENHQLRNVVRELERERPYAANEENGASDDGEASDGDDSSSIVQAGGEAHEYGYTPVDGDADADSNASSDGDEATATEDDAAFVVADEERELADLLEVSSVRNRVERACEGSQCSIETAEEILAVFAREGALATEPVADRVDRSAVAVQSLLSELRTEELLERTGERTYSLSDAVRTALAETAPVE from the coding sequence GTGAGCGACGAACCGACGCAGCGCCAGATTCTGGTGGGTGAAACGTCCGACGGCGCGAACCTGAAACTGCCGGTCGTCGAACTGCTCACCGGCCGTGGGTTCGTCACCGGGAAATCCGGCTCCGGGAAATCGAACACCGCGTCGGTCATCGCAGAGGAGTTACTCGAGGCGGGGTATCCGCTGCTCATCGTCGACACGGACGGGGAGTACTACGGGCTGAAAGAGGAGTACGAGATGCTCCACGCGGGTGCCGACGAGGAGTGTGACATCCAGATCGGGCCCGAACACGCAGAACAGATGGCCACGATCGCACTCGAAGAGAACGTGCCGGTGATCCTGGACGTCTCGGGGTATCTCGACGAAGACGTGGCGGACGAACTACTCCGCGAGGTGGCCCGTCAGCTGTTCGTCAAGGAGAAGAAGCTCAAGAAGCCGTTCCTGCTGGTCGTCGAGGAGGTTCACGAATACATTCCGGAAGGCGGCGGCGTCGGCGAGACGGGGAACCTGCTGATCAAGATCAGCAAGCGCGGGCGCAAACACGGGCTCGGAATTCTCGGAATCAGCCAGCGGCCGGCCGACGTCAAGAAAGACTTCATCACCCAGGCGAACTGGCTCGTCTGGCACCGGCTGACCTGGGACAACGACACCAAGGTCGTCGGACGAATCATCGACACCGAGTACTCGGAACTGGTGGCCGATCTCGACGACGGGCAGGCGTTCGTCCAGACCGACTGGACGGAGGTCGACGTCCGCAAGGTCCAGTTCCGCCGGAAGCGGACCTTCGACGCCGGCGCGACACCCGGTCTCGAGGACTTCGAACGACCGGAACTCAAATCCGTCTCGGACACCCTGGTCGGCGACCTCCAGGAGATTTCCGAGCGCAAGGACCGGGAACAGGACCGGATTCACCAACTCGAGAACGAACTCGAGAAGAAAGAGAAACGAATCGAGACCCTCGAAGACGAGTTATCCTCGGCGCGGGACGTCTCGAGTGCGGCCAAGCAGATGGCGGACGCCCTGCAGAACACGGAAACGGTCCAGTCGCAACTGCCCGGCGGCGGCGAGGACCTCCGCCGTCTACACGAGGAGATCGCCGAACTCGAGGCCGAACGCGACGAGTTGCGGGAGAAACTCGACACCAGCGACGACCGCATCGATCGTCTCGAGGACGAACTCGCCGCTCGGACGTCGAAACTGAAACGAATCCGGTCCGAGAACCACCAGTTGCGCAACGTCGTCCGCGAACTCGAGCGCGAGCGGCCGTACGCGGCGAACGAGGAAAACGGGGCGAGCGACGACGGCGAGGCGAGCGACGGGGACGACTCGTCGTCGATCGTCCAGGCCGGCGGCGAAGCCCACGAGTACGGGTACACGCCGGTTGACGGAGACGCGGACGCGGACTCGAACGCGTCGTCGGACGGCGACGAGGCGACAGCCACGGAAGACGACGCCGCGTTCGTCGTCGCCGACGAGGAACGCGAGCTCGCGGACCTGCTCGAGGTGTCTTCGGTCCGGAATCGCGTGGAGCGCGCGTGCGAGGGCTCTCAATGTTCGATCGAGACCGCCGAGGAGATCCTGGCCGTGTTCGCACGCGAGGGGGCGCTCGCGACCGAACCGGTCGCCGATCGGGTCGATCGGTCGGCGGTCGCGGTACAGAGTCTCCTGTCGGAACTCCGGACGGAAGAACTGCTAGAGCGAACCGGCGAGCGGACGTACTCGCTGAGCGATGCGGTCCGAACCGCGCTGGCCGAGACTGCGCCGGTCGAGTGA
- a CDS encoding DegT/DnrJ/EryC1/StrS family aminotransferase has product MISATPSVFDATLTRSGDVGIDSFVDEHAPTVDYTYYGAGKVALRDGLATLVEPGQNVLVPAYLSPAVVEPFHDLDLESRFYAIEETLAPDVADLESRMDTDTIAVMSVNYFGFPQPGLETISTLADEYDCYHIDDNAHAPLSVADGTLLGTTGDIGITTLRKLLPVPDGAILYRTTESVREAFEPSSLAGPSDRVVATDCRYVATSVAETVLGTSRSLHRSVEAFLSNGGGDPSSVDPEGRYEATKDPMSRLSKAITDAADPAAIRTSRRENYRAWRHVLATRDDVTVFYERLPEGICPYEFPVRADEPQAFLTELENCGVVGAHNWPILRRSVHENDAYETSNQLSKELVVLPVHQGIDASAIEAVGDRLQR; this is encoded by the coding sequence ATGATCAGTGCTACCCCCTCCGTGTTCGATGCCACCCTCACGCGGTCGGGGGACGTCGGAATCGACTCGTTCGTCGACGAACACGCCCCGACTGTCGACTACACGTACTACGGCGCCGGGAAAGTCGCGCTCCGAGACGGTCTCGCTACTCTCGTCGAGCCGGGCCAGAACGTTCTCGTTCCGGCTTATCTCTCTCCGGCGGTCGTCGAACCGTTCCACGACCTCGACCTCGAGTCCCGATTCTACGCGATCGAGGAGACGCTCGCACCCGACGTCGCCGACCTCGAATCTCGAATGGATACCGACACCATCGCCGTCATGTCGGTCAACTACTTCGGCTTTCCCCAGCCCGGCCTCGAGACGATCTCGACGTTGGCCGACGAGTACGACTGCTATCACATCGACGATAACGCACACGCGCCGCTCAGCGTCGCCGACGGGACGTTACTCGGGACGACCGGTGATATCGGGATAACGACGCTGCGAAAACTCCTCCCGGTTCCCGACGGGGCCATCCTGTACCGCACAACCGAATCGGTCCGCGAGGCGTTCGAACCGTCGTCGCTCGCCGGCCCGTCGGATCGAGTCGTCGCAACCGACTGCCGGTACGTGGCCACCTCGGTCGCCGAAACGGTTCTCGGGACGAGTCGGTCGCTCCACCGATCGGTGGAGGCGTTCCTCTCGAACGGCGGCGGTGACCCGTCGAGCGTCGATCCAGAGGGGCGCTACGAGGCGACCAAAGACCCCATGTCGAGGCTTTCGAAGGCCATCACCGACGCCGCAGATCCCGCGGCGATCCGAACGTCCCGACGAGAAAACTACCGAGCCTGGCGCCACGTCCTTGCCACCCGTGACGACGTCACGGTCTTCTACGAGCGGCTTCCGGAGGGGATCTGTCCGTACGAATTTCCGGTCCGAGCCGACGAACCGCAGGCGTTCCTGACGGAACTCGAGAACTGCGGCGTCGTCGGGGCTCACAACTGGCCGATACTCCGCCGATCGGTCCACGAAAACGACGCGTACGAGACCTCGAACCAGCTCTCGAAAGAACTGGTCGTCCTCCCGGTCCACCAGGGGATCGATGCGTCGGCGATCGAGGCCGTCGGCGATCGACTGCAACGCTGA
- a CDS encoding alkaline phosphatase family protein, which translates to MAGSTDEEDLRLLVVGLDAGCRPILEPLFEAGELPTLRRLFDTGTSGPLESQIPPWTASAWPSLYTGKNPGKHGVYDFLTFDGYDWDVVNATHVRARPIWELLSEHGFSSVVVNVPVTHPAREFDGALIPGLTAPEDPNCYPPGILEDVKRACGGEYWLYPQSGPVSDRSIDGYERTIELRGTAFRYLCRRIDPAFGFLQFQQTDSVFHERPGDRDAVEAVYREVDRQLDETLQEADPENVLVVSDHGMGTVTGTEFRVNEFLRDAGYVTAQSGGEGMPNWSKAWENDLLEGAEAGEHEPSPLERGMNLAAKVGLTTQRVANALDRVGLKEPIGKRVPNDVQRAASEQVDFPESRAFVRSKSELGVRINLEGREPNGQVPESVYETVREDVIDALTDVRTPDGKPMFDAVEPREAYFEGPHVDKAPDIVTVPSDFDNAISADLGKARFGEPMDPWNHKRTGVVAAVGPAFEDAVALKDATIFDVAPTICSLFDVPIDAAMDGDPLPVIDGSAVRPYPAYDPAPITATDDGAVEERLSDLGYL; encoded by the coding sequence ATGGCAGGTTCGACCGACGAAGAAGACCTTCGTCTGCTCGTCGTGGGGCTCGATGCGGGCTGTCGGCCGATACTCGAGCCGCTGTTCGAAGCGGGCGAGCTTCCGACCCTTCGGCGACTGTTCGACACCGGGACGTCGGGGCCGCTCGAGTCCCAGATCCCACCGTGGACCGCGAGCGCCTGGCCGTCGCTGTATACCGGGAAGAATCCGGGAAAGCACGGCGTCTACGACTTTCTCACGTTCGACGGGTACGACTGGGACGTCGTCAACGCGACCCACGTCAGAGCGCGACCGATCTGGGAGCTACTGAGCGAGCATGGATTCTCGAGCGTCGTCGTGAACGTCCCGGTAACGCATCCCGCTCGAGAATTCGACGGCGCACTGATTCCGGGGTTGACAGCCCCCGAAGACCCGAACTGCTACCCGCCCGGGATACTCGAGGACGTCAAGAGGGCCTGCGGTGGCGAGTACTGGCTCTACCCACAGAGCGGCCCGGTATCGGACCGGTCGATCGACGGGTACGAGCGGACGATCGAACTGCGGGGGACGGCGTTTCGATATCTCTGTCGCCGTATCGATCCGGCGTTCGGATTCCTCCAGTTCCAACAGACCGACTCGGTGTTTCACGAGCGACCGGGCGACAGGGACGCGGTCGAAGCGGTGTACCGGGAAGTGGACCGACAGCTGGACGAGACGCTTCAGGAAGCCGATCCCGAGAACGTCCTCGTCGTCAGCGATCACGGAATGGGAACCGTCACGGGGACCGAATTTCGCGTCAACGAATTCCTTCGCGACGCCGGATACGTCACCGCCCAAAGCGGCGGCGAGGGAATGCCGAACTGGTCGAAAGCCTGGGAGAACGACCTGCTCGAGGGGGCCGAAGCCGGGGAGCACGAGCCGAGTCCGCTCGAGCGAGGCATGAATCTCGCGGCGAAAGTCGGACTCACGACGCAGCGCGTCGCGAACGCGCTCGATCGCGTCGGACTGAAAGAACCGATCGGCAAGCGAGTGCCGAACGACGTACAGCGGGCGGCGAGCGAGCAGGTGGACTTTCCAGAATCGCGCGCGTTCGTCCGCTCGAAGAGCGAACTCGGCGTCCGGATCAACCTCGAGGGGCGCGAACCGAACGGGCAGGTTCCCGAATCGGTGTACGAAACCGTTCGCGAGGACGTAATCGACGCGTTGACGGATGTCCGGACGCCGGACGGGAAGCCGATGTTCGACGCTGTCGAACCCAGAGAGGCGTATTTCGAGGGGCCACACGTCGACAAGGCACCCGACATCGTGACGGTTCCATCAGACTTCGACAACGCGATCTCCGCCGACCTGGGGAAGGCACGTTTCGGCGAGCCGATGGATCCGTGGAACCACAAGCGAACCGGCGTCGTTGCGGCCGTCGGCCCGGCGTTCGAGGACGCCGTCGCGCTCAAGGACGCGACGATCTTCGACGTCGCACCGACGATCTGTTCGCTGTTCGACGTCCCGATCGACGCGGCGATGGACGGTGACCCGCTCCCGGTGATCGACGGGAGCGCGGTGCGACCGTATCCGGCCTACGATCCGGCACCGATCACGGCGACCGACGATGGAGCGGTCGAAGAGAGACTTTCCGATCTTGGCTACCTATGA